From a single Brassica rapa cultivar Chiifu-401-42 chromosome A01, CAAS_Brap_v3.01, whole genome shotgun sequence genomic region:
- the LOC103843925 gene encoding uncharacterized protein LOC103843925, with protein sequence MASSSHYHYHNDDDDEDYVNDYVEDYVNDYVQNFDEEPKKRKQRIYMERFREDGHQKLWNDYFSETPTYNPELFRRRFRMNKSLFLRIVQRLETNIPYFQQGTDCTGRSSLTPLQKCTAAIRQLAYGGAADSLDEYVRLAETTARKSLHKFTAEIISLFGDEYLRQPTQEDLQRLLYIGDQRGFPGMIGSIDCMHWEWKNCPTAWKGMYSRGTEKPTIVLEAVASKVNFNVNGNQYHLAYYLTDGIYPKWATFIQSIRLPQSEKHSLFAKTQEAVRKDVERAFGVLQARFAVVKNPSKLWDKDKIANIMKACIILHNMIVEDERSSYTQYNVREFQESEEDDTFTVTPNSNLGTAMDRRSSVRNRQAHEQLKFDLIENIWAKFRHFPNNQ encoded by the exons ATGGCATCTTCTTCTCATTATCACTACCATAACGATGACGATGATGAAGATTATGTTAATGATTACGTTGAAGATTATGTTAATGATTACGTTCAAAACTTTGATGAAGAACCAAAAAAGCGGAAGCAACGTATTTATATGGAGAGGTTCCGAGAAGACGGCCACCAGAAGCTCTGGAATGATTACTTTAGCGAGACTCCAACTTACAATCCCGAGTTATTCCGCCGACGGTTCCGAATGAACAAATCTTTGTTCCTGCGTATTGTACAACGTCTCGAAACCAACATACCGTATTTTCAACAAGGAACCGATTGTACCGGACGGTCTAGTCTAACACCCCTACAAAAATGTACTGCAGCAATCCGACAGTTGGCTTATGGCGGTGCAGCTGATTCGCTTGATGAGTATGTCCGGCTTGCTGAAACGACAGCTCGGAAATCTTTGCACAAATTTACCGCCGAAATAATCAGCTTGTTTGGTGATGAATACCTACGCCAACCGACACAAGAGGATCTGCAAAGACTTCTCTATATTGGAGACCAACGTGGGTTTCCAGGGATGATTGGcagcatcgactgtatgcattgggagtggaagaattgcccCACTGCTTGGAAAGGAATGTATTCCCGAGGAACCGAAAAACCAACAATTGTTTTGGAGGCGGTAGCTTCAA AAGTGAACTTCAATGTTAATGGTAATCAATATCATTTGGCATATTATCTCACTGATGGTATTTATCCTAAATGGGCGACTTTTATTCAATCTATCCGACTTCCTCAAAGTGAGAAACATTCGTTATTTGCTAAAACCCAAGAAGCTGTTcgaaaagatgtcgagcgtGCCTTCGGAGTTCTGCAAGCTAGATTTGCCGTAGTGAAAAATCCATCCAAGCTATGGGATAAAGACAAAATAGCAAATATTATGAAGGCATGcatcatactccataatatgattgtcgagGATGAACGATCATCATACACTCAGTATAACGTGAGAGAATTTCAAGAAAGCGAGGAAGATGATACATTCACCGTTACTCCGAATTCAAATCTCGGCACTGCAATGGATCGTCGATCGAGCGTCCGTAACAGACAAGCCCATGAACAATTAAAATTCGATTTAATCGAAAATATTTGGGCTAAATTTCGACATTTTCCAAATAACCAATGA
- the LOC117132541 gene encoding glutathione S-transferase T2-like, with the protein MDPRNPLNPYSESPSYSYLLHSQNFQYGSYPSTQYPSEIPPYSSQQPDGPPEREDPAVASKERRQWTPADDEVVISAWLNTSKDAVVGNEQKSGTFWKRVAEYYESTPHAKESGEPREWLHIKQRWQKINDLTNKFCGAYSAAERQITSSQSETDVLKMAYDIYYADHKRKFNLEYAWCVLRFERKWLSLNTPKPTKPTGSAKRKAGEECSSTTVGDEEVRPEGVKAAKARRKVGQGKSLADVTTVMEMKERLSKLAILDTLLAKTGPLSEAEEIVKNKLLAQYF; encoded by the coding sequence ATGGATCCAAGGAATCCATTGAATCCCTATAGTGAGTCCCCTAGTTATAGTTATCTTCTCCATAGCCAAAATTTTCAGTATGGAAGTTATCCTTCTACTCAGTATCCATCCGAGATACCTCCTTATAGTTCACAACAACCTGACGGTCCACCTGAACGTGAAGACCCAGCAGTTGCCTCTAAGGAGAGAAGGCAATGGACTCCAGCTGATGACGAGGTCGTCATAAGTGCTTGGCTCAACACATCTAAGGATGCAGTGGTTGGGAATGAACAAAAATCAGGGACGTTCTGGAAACGTGTTGCTGAGTACTATGAATCTACTCCACATGCTAAAGAGAGTGGTGAACCAAGAGAGTGGCTCCATATTAAGCAGAGGTGGCAGAAGATTAATGACCTCACCAACAAATTTTGCGGTGCTTACTCGGCAGCGGAGAGACAGATAACTTCTAGTCAGAGCGAGACTGACGTCCTCAAGATGGCTTATGATATCTACTACGCTGATCACAAGAGGAAATTCAATCTTGAGTATGCGTGGTGCGTGTTGAGGTTTGAGCGGAAATGGCTCAGTCTTAACACTCCTAAACCCACTAAACCCACTGGGAGTGCAAAGCGAAAAGCTGGAGAGGAATGTTCAAGCACCACTGTTGGTGATGAAGAGGTCCGGCCTGAAGGTGTCAAAGCGGCTAAAGCAAGAAGGAAGGTGGGTCAAGGAAAGTCTCTTGCTGATGTTACTACTGTGATGGAGATGAAAGAGAGACTGTCAAAGCTTGCCATTTTAGACACACTGTTAGCCAAGACAGGACCACTAAGCGAGGCTGAAGAGATTGTCAAGAACAAGCTGCTCGCTCAGTATTTCTGA
- the LOC103861012 gene encoding tetraspanin-5 isoform X1, producing MNRMSNTVIGFLNILTLVSSIVMIGSALWMGKSKTTCEHFLQKPLLVLGLAIMVLSLAGLIGACCDVAWVLWVYLFFMVFTIVALMGLTLFGFIVTSHGGGVGVTGRVYKEFKLEEYHPWLKTRVMDANYWLTIKTCLLSSLTCSKLSLWTPIDYLQKDLTPLQSGCCKPPTSCVYNTETPIQQESDCYRWNNAATVLCYDCDSCRAGVLETVRRDWHKLSIGNVVIVLFLIAIYCVGCCAFKNAKRPQYYGFPYGRYGMSKSRPGWEQSWSRWWHGRDRYY from the exons ATGAACAGAATGAGCAATACAGTAATAGGATTCTTGAATATTCTAACACTAGTCTCATCCATAGTTATGATAGGATCGGCTCTATGGATGGGTAAGAGCAAGACAACATGCGAGCATTTCCTTCAGAAGCCACTTCTGGTCTTAGGCCTAGCGATCATGGTCTTATCACTAGCTGGTCTGATCGGTGCATGCTGCGACGTGGCTTGGGTCTTGTGGGTGTACCTCTTTTTCATGGTCTTCACCATAGTTGCCCTCATGGGTTTGACCCTTTTCGGGTTTATTGTAACTAGCCATGGAGGTGGTGTGGGTGTGACTGGTAGGGTTTATAAAGAGTTTAAGCTTGAAGAATATCATCCATGGCTTAAGACAAGGGTTATGGATGCTAATTATTGGTTGACTATAAAGACTTGTCTCTTGAGCTCACTCACTTGTTCCAAGCTCTCTCTTTGGACTCCTATTGATTATCTCCAAAAGGACTTGACTCCTCTTCAG TCTGGATGCTGCAAACCACCGACGTCGTGTGTATACAACACGGAGACGCCAATACAACAAGAATCCGACTGTTACCGGTGGAACAACGCTGCAACGGTGCTATGCTACGACTGTGACTCGTGTAGAGCTGGCGTTTTAGAGACAGTGCGGCGCGATTGGCATAAACTCTCTATAGGTAACGTCGTCATTGTTCTCTTCCTCATCGCCATTTACTGCGTTGGGTGTTGCGCGTTTAAAAACGCCAAACGCCCTCAATATTATGGTTTTCCTTACGGACGTTACGGCATGTCCAAGTCTCGACCCGGTTGGGAACAGTCCTG GTCGAGGTGGTGGCATGGTAGAGATCGgtattactaa
- the LOC103861012 gene encoding tetraspanin-5 isoform X2 — MNRMSNTVIGFLNILTLVSSIVMIGSALWMGKSKTTCEHFLQKPLLVLGLAIMVLSLAGLIGACCDVAWVLWVYLFFMVFTIVALMGLTLFGFIVTSHGGGVGVTGRVYKEFKLEEYHPWLKTRVMDANYWLTIKTCLLSSLTCSKLSLWTPIDYLQKDLTPLQSGCCKPPTSCVYNTETPIQQESDCYRWNNAATVLCYDCDSCRAGVLETVRRDWHKLSIGRGGGMVEIGITKNIFM, encoded by the exons ATGAACAGAATGAGCAATACAGTAATAGGATTCTTGAATATTCTAACACTAGTCTCATCCATAGTTATGATAGGATCGGCTCTATGGATGGGTAAGAGCAAGACAACATGCGAGCATTTCCTTCAGAAGCCACTTCTGGTCTTAGGCCTAGCGATCATGGTCTTATCACTAGCTGGTCTGATCGGTGCATGCTGCGACGTGGCTTGGGTCTTGTGGGTGTACCTCTTTTTCATGGTCTTCACCATAGTTGCCCTCATGGGTTTGACCCTTTTCGGGTTTATTGTAACTAGCCATGGAGGTGGTGTGGGTGTGACTGGTAGGGTTTATAAAGAGTTTAAGCTTGAAGAATATCATCCATGGCTTAAGACAAGGGTTATGGATGCTAATTATTGGTTGACTATAAAGACTTGTCTCTTGAGCTCACTCACTTGTTCCAAGCTCTCTCTTTGGACTCCTATTGATTATCTCCAAAAGGACTTGACTCCTCTTCAG TCTGGATGCTGCAAACCACCGACGTCGTGTGTATACAACACGGAGACGCCAATACAACAAGAATCCGACTGTTACCGGTGGAACAACGCTGCAACGGTGCTATGCTACGACTGTGACTCGTGTAGAGCTGGCGTTTTAGAGACAGTGCGGCGCGATTGGCATAAACTCTCTATAG GTCGAGGTGGTGGCATGGTAGAGATCGgtattactaaaaatatatttatgtaa
- the LOC103861025 gene encoding short-chain dehydrogenase TIC 32, chloroplastic — protein MWFFGKKGASGFSARSTAEEVTHGVDGTGLTAIVTGASSGIGVETARVLALRGVHVVMAVRNTGSGAKVKEDIVNRVPGAKLDVMELDLSSMDSVKKFASDYKSSGRPLNLLINNAGIMACPFMLSKDNIELQFATNHLGHFLLTKLLLDTMKNTSRESKREGRIVNLSSEAHRYSYPEGVRFDKINDKSSYSSIRAYGQSKLCNILHANELTKQLKEDGVNITANSLHPGAIMTNLGRYFNSYLAGAVGAVAKYVLKTVPQGAATTCYVALSPQVTGVTGEYFLDSNIAKPISLAKDSELAKKVWDFSTKLTESQSGESSTSN, from the exons ATGTGGTTTTTCGGAAAGAAAGGAGCATCTGGATTCTCGGCTCGTTCCACAGCAGAAGAAGTCACACATGGTGTTGACGGAACTGGCCTCACTGCCATTGTCACAG gaGCATCGAGTGGTATAGGAGTGGAAACAGCGCGTGTTCTTGCACTGCGTGGTGTGCACGTGGTTATGGCTGTGAGGAACACTGGCTCTGGTGCTAAAGTCAAAGAAGATATTGTCAACCGTGTCCCTGGAGCTAAACTGGATGTCATGGAGTTAGATCTCAGCTCAATGGACTCTGTCAAGAAGTTTGCTTCTGATTACAAATCATCTGGTCGTCCTCTCAACCTCTTGAT CAACAATGCTGGGATAATGGCATGTCCCTTTATGCTCTCTAAGGACAACATCGAGCTTCAATTCGCAACCAACCATTTAG GTCATTTTCTGTTGACAAAGCTACTGCTAGATACAATGAAGAACACATCACGTGAGAGCAAAAGAGAAGGCAGGATTGTGAATCTATCTTCAGAAGCTCATCGGTACTCGTATCCAGAAGGAGTTCGCTTTGATAAGATCAATGACAAGTCAAG TTACAGTAGCATACGAGCATATGGACAGTCTAAACTCTGCAATATATTGCACGCCAACGAGCTTACAAAGCAACTGAAG GAAGATGGAGTCAATATAACAGCAAACTCACTTCATCCAGGAGCCATTATGACTAATCTTGGCCGCTACTTCAACAGCTATTTGGCTG GAGCTGTTGGTGCAGTGGCTAAATATGTGCTCAAGACTGTTCCGCAG GGGGCGGCAACGACTTGCTATGTGGCATTGAGTCCTCAGGTTACAGGAGTTACAGGGGAATACTTCTTGGACAGCAACATTGCTAAACCAATATCACTTGCCAAAGATTCAGAATTGGCCAAGAAGGTTTGGGACTTCAGCACTAAGCTTACCGAGTCCCAGTCAGGAGAAAGTAGTACTTCAAATTAA